The proteins below come from a single Mytilus edulis chromosome 5, xbMytEdul2.2, whole genome shotgun sequence genomic window:
- the LOC139525045 gene encoding uncharacterized protein: MYVDSNLEATEITMKTEFQENIFIKVKLNQNDKLLVGLIYRTPSNSSKEHNDKLVNLMSEATDMGYSHILIMGDFDYPEINWETWNTKGDRPNSIENKFLKALQDNFLYQHTTKLTRWRGADTPHTLDLLITNEEEMISNLEYMSPLGKKPKHIPLDKNIEELNIGTDLVLTHLQKIKTDKSAGPDNLHPRLLFEVKEEIPQGLVLGPLLFVLYINDLPDCVTSDAYLFADDTKIFRIIESRSDQIILQDDLKNLEKWSDTWLLKFHPEKCKHINISRGVREDKTSYKLLGHDISKCKEEKDIGVVIDEDLTFERHICEKVNKANSTFAAIRRTFKNLNEKIFIPLYKTLVRTHLDYASSVWAPFKKKSIDKIENVQKRATRQIPGFNKLSYPERLKKLSLPTLSYRRVRGDMIETYKILNGNYDPETSSFLKLISSTENRHSTRVNSNKILHQRFKISLRKNSFSVRIAKLWNKLPDKVTKSPSINSFKNRPDRYWDYEEIYYSDYRAELT; the protein is encoded by the exons ATGTATGTAGACTCCAACCTAGAAGCTACAGAAATCACAATGAAGACAGAGTTTcaggaaaatatatttataaaggtAAAACTTAATCAAAATGACAAACTCCTTGTAGGTCTGATATATAGAACCCCATCCAACAGTTCCAAGGAACACAATGATAAGTTAGTAAACCTAATGTCAGAGGCAACAGATATGGGGTACTCACACATACTCATTATGGGAGATTTTGATTATCCTGAAATAAATTGGGAAACATGGAACACAAAGGGGGATAGACCAAATagcattgaaaataaatttctGAAAGCACTACAAGACAATTTTCTGTACCAACACACAACAAAACTAACACGATGGAGAGGAGCTGACACACCCCATACACTTGATTTACTAATTACAAACGaagaagagatgatttcaaacCTAGAATATATGAGCCCGCTTGGAAAAA AGCCTAAGCATATTCCATTAGATAAAAATATAGAGGAATTAAATATTGGCACTGATTTGGTTTTGACACACCTACAGAAAATAAAAACGGATAAATCAGCTGGCCCTGATAATCTACACCCAAGACTGCTGTTTGAAGTCAAAGAAG AAATTCCACAAGGCTTAGTATTAGGTCCCCTGTTATTTGTTCTATACATAAATGATTTGCCAGATTGCGTGACATCAGATGCCTACTTATTCGCGGATGACACAAAAATCTTCAGAATTATTGAAAGCAGATCAGATCAAATTATATTGCAAGATGATCTAAAAAATCTCGAGAAATGGAGTGATACATGGCTGTTGAAGTTCCATCCAGAAAAATGCAAACACATAAATATAAGTAGAGGGGTAAGAGAAGATAAGACAAGTTACAAACTATTAGGTCATGATATAAGCAAATGTAAAGAAGAGAAAGATATTGGAGTAGTAATTGATGAAGATTTAACCTTTGAAAGACACATATGCGAAAAAGTGAACAAAGCTAATTCAACTTTTGCCGCAATTAGAAGgacatttaaaaacttaaatgaaAAAATCTTCATACCTCTATACAAAACATTAGTGCGAACACACTTAGACTATGCTAGTTCTGTATGGGCaccttttaaaaagaaatccaTTGACAAAatcgaaaatgtacaaaaaagggCAACACgacagataccaggattcaatAAACTGAGCTACCCGGAAAGACTGAAAAAACTTAGTCTGCCAACATTGTCATATAGAAGGGTCCGAGGGGACATGATTGAGACATACAAGATACTTAATGGTAATTACGATCCAGAAACGAGTTCATTCCTTAAATTAATTTCAAGCACTGAAAATAGACATAGCACAAGAGTAAACAGTAATAAAATCCTTCACCAACGTTTCAAAATAAGTCTGAGGAAAAACAGTTTTTCTGTAAGAATAGCCAAATTATGGAACAAGTTACCGGATAAAGTAACTAAATCGCCATCTATAAACTCATTCAAAAATAGACCAGATAGATACTGGGATTACGAAGAAATCTATTATTCTGATTATCGAGCTGAATTAACCTGA
- the LOC139522372 gene encoding perlucin-like protein, with translation MKMISTLFVIVCCVLVVKSEEKAPRCVPGCRPPCRPGWKEYKDNCYFFSTDQKSWHDAEVECRNMGGNLTQVNDFAENSWIVTMITSKNVTQQNYWMGGNDLKEEGDWRWMNDLSKVNFTSWSLGEPNDYGGGEDCAHFRLTKNYQWNDMPCTNENGYICESP, from the exons ATGAAGATGATTTCCACATTATTTGTAATAGTTTGCTGTGTTTTGGTTGTGAAATCTGAAG AAAAAGCTCCGAGATGTGTACCAGGATGTAGACCACCATGTAGACCAGGGTGGAAAGAATACAAGGATAACTGTTATTTCTTTTCTACTGACCAAAAATCCTGGCACGATGCGGAG GTAGAGTGTCGAAACATGGGAGGTAACCTTACACAAGTCAATGATTTTGCGGAAAATTCCTGGATTGTGACTATGATCACAAGTAAAA ACGTAACTCAGCAGAATTACTGGATGGGTGGCAATGATTTGAAGGAGGAGGGCGATTGGAGATGGATGAATGATTTGTCTAAAGTAAATTTTACCAGTTGGAGCTTGGGTGAACCTAATGATTACGGAGGAGGAGAGGACTGTGCACATTTTCGACTGACAAAAAACTACCAATGGAATGACATGCCGTGTACCAATGAAAATGGGTATATTTGTGAGAGCCCTTAG